One Spinacia oleracea cultivar Varoflay chromosome 4, BTI_SOV_V1, whole genome shotgun sequence DNA segment encodes these proteins:
- the LOC110778900 gene encoding ATP-dependent Clp protease proteolytic subunit 6, chloroplastic, translating into MVAAAISPYFTCSPISSQSTKTSPFPFLYQNRSSKKSIVSVLSSPSSNYSSLSGLSSKSIGLPLKPDQFGQHNTTLSNGPIEARKGNPPVMPAVMTPAGPFDLSSVLFRNRIIFIGQPVNSQVAQRVISQLVTLATIDENSDILIYLNCPGGSTYSVLAIYDCMAWIKPKVGTVCFGVAASQGALLLAGGEKGMRYAMPNSRVMIHQPQSGCGGHVEDVRRQVNEAVQSRHKIDQMYAAFTGQSLEKVQQYTERDRFLSVTEAMEFGLIDGILETEY; encoded by the exons ATGGTGGCAGCTGcaatttcaccctatttcaccTGCTCTCCAATTTCTTCTCAATCCACCAAAACCTCTCCATTTCCATTTCTCTACCAAAACAG AAGCTCAAAAAAATCGATTGTCTCTGTACTATCCAGTCCCTCCAGCAATTATTCTTCTCTTTCTG GATTATCAAGTAAAAGCATTGGTCTACCTTTAAAGCCCGACCAGTTTGGCCAACATAATACGACTCTAAG CAATGGGCCTATTGAAGCAAGAAAGGGTAACCCACCTGTAATGCCAGCTGTGATGACACCAGCAGGGCCCTTTGACCTTTCTAGCGTATTATTCAGGAATCGGATCATATTTATTGGGCAACCAGTGAATTCTCAGGTGGCTCAACGTGTTATATCTCAGCTCGTAACTTTGGCAACTATTGATGAAAACTCAGACATACTG ATTTATTTGAACTGCCCAGGTGGAAGCACATATTCCGTATTAGCGATTTATGACTGCATGGCTTGG ATAAAGCCAAAAGTTGGGACAGTTTGTTTTGGTGTAGCTGCAAGTCAAGGTGCGCTTCTCCTTGCCGGTGGAGAAAAGGGGATGCGTTATGCAATGCCGAATTCACGCGTTATGATCCATCAACCTCAGAGTGGATGTGGG GGTCACGTTGAGGATGTCAGGCGTCAAGTGAATGAAGCGGTTCAGTCTCGCCAT AAAATTGACCAAATGTATGCTGCATTCACTGGTCAATCACTTGAGAAAGTACAGCAATACACGGAGAGAGATCGTTTCTTATCCGTCACAGAG GCCATGGAGTTTGGTCTTATAGATGGCATTTTAGAAACCGAGTATTGA
- the LOC110778901 gene encoding uncharacterized protein isoform X1, with the protein MTSQTVHHRLMDLREKYLHSYWLTKVASFSAILLWNILHFLVTIWYWVNDGVHILESYLITYGLFQKYKSLDPSKVRYLAIVVESEEAHQISEVIELLHWIADIGVKHVCLYDMEGVLKESQETIIAECNARPWKVLNIHGVETAEALLKPSQLNLEFVSLTDGKEGVVEAANLLFLKYKDGGDKPKFTEPILDEALRLVGCSGPDPDLLLIYGPARCHLGFPAWRMRYTEIVHMGYLKSKKYGSLIKAIYRFTTIRQNYGT; encoded by the exons ATGACTTCGCAAACTGTTCATCATCG ATTAATGGATTTAAGAGAAAAGTACTTGCATTCATATTGGTTGACAAAG GTTGCTAGTTTTTCTGCTATACTATTGTGGAATATTCTACATTTTCTTGTGACGATATGGTATTGGGTAAACGATGGGGTTCACATTCTTGAAAGCTACCTTATCACTTACGGACTATTTCAGAAATACAAATCCCTAGATCCGAGTAAGGTGAGATACCTGGCTATTGTGGTTGAAAGTGAAGAAGCCCACCAGATTTCAGAAGTTATTGAGCTGTTGCATTGGATAGCTGATATTGGTGTGAAACATGTTTGTCTTTATGATATGGAAG GAGTGCTGAAGGAATCACAGGAGACTATCATAGCTGAATGCAATGCAAGACCATGGAAGGTATTAAATATTCAT GGAGTTGAAACAGCCGAAGCATTACTAAAACCTAGTCAGTTAAATTTGGAATTTGTTTCATTGACTGATGGAAAAGAAGGTGTCGTTGAAGCAGCAAATTTGCTTTTTTTGAAGTATAAGGACGGTGGAGACAAGCCAAAATTTACAGAACCAATCCTGGATGAGGCTTTACGACTAGTTG GTTGTTCTGGTCCTGATCCCGACCTTCTCTTAATTTATGGACCTGCAAGATGTCATCTCGGCTTTCCTGCATGGAGGATGCGCTATACTGAGATTGT aCACATGGGATATTTGAAGTCTAAGAAATATGGTTCCTTAATAAAGGCTATTTACAGATTCACTACTATTCGGCAAAACTATG GTACATAG
- the LOC110778901 gene encoding uncharacterized protein isoform X3 has protein sequence MDLREKYLHSYWLTKVASFSAILLWNILHFLVTIWYWVNDGVHILESYLITYGLFQKYKSLDPSKVRYLAIVVESEEAHQISEVIELLHWIADIGVKHVCLYDMEGVLKESQETIIAECNARPWKVLNIHGVETAEALLKPSQLNLEFVSLTDGKEGVVEAANLLFLKYKDGGDKPKFTEPILDEALRLVGCSGPDPDLLLIYGPARCHLGFPAWRMRYTEIVHMGYLKSKKYGSLIKAIYRFTTIRQNYGT, from the exons ATGGATTTAAGAGAAAAGTACTTGCATTCATATTGGTTGACAAAG GTTGCTAGTTTTTCTGCTATACTATTGTGGAATATTCTACATTTTCTTGTGACGATATGGTATTGGGTAAACGATGGGGTTCACATTCTTGAAAGCTACCTTATCACTTACGGACTATTTCAGAAATACAAATCCCTAGATCCGAGTAAGGTGAGATACCTGGCTATTGTGGTTGAAAGTGAAGAAGCCCACCAGATTTCAGAAGTTATTGAGCTGTTGCATTGGATAGCTGATATTGGTGTGAAACATGTTTGTCTTTATGATATGGAAG GAGTGCTGAAGGAATCACAGGAGACTATCATAGCTGAATGCAATGCAAGACCATGGAAGGTATTAAATATTCAT GGAGTTGAAACAGCCGAAGCATTACTAAAACCTAGTCAGTTAAATTTGGAATTTGTTTCATTGACTGATGGAAAAGAAGGTGTCGTTGAAGCAGCAAATTTGCTTTTTTTGAAGTATAAGGACGGTGGAGACAAGCCAAAATTTACAGAACCAATCCTGGATGAGGCTTTACGACTAGTTG GTTGTTCTGGTCCTGATCCCGACCTTCTCTTAATTTATGGACCTGCAAGATGTCATCTCGGCTTTCCTGCATGGAGGATGCGCTATACTGAGATTGT aCACATGGGATATTTGAAGTCTAAGAAATATGGTTCCTTAATAAAGGCTATTTACAGATTCACTACTATTCGGCAAAACTATG GTACATAG
- the LOC110778901 gene encoding uncharacterized protein isoform X2 translates to MTSQTVHHRLMDLREKYLHSYWLTKVASFSAILLWNILHFLVTIWYWVNDGVHILESYLITYGLFQKYKSLDPSKVRYLAIVVESEEAHQISEVIELLHWIADIGVKHVCLYDMEGVLKESQETIIAECNARPWKGVETAEALLKPSQLNLEFVSLTDGKEGVVEAANLLFLKYKDGGDKPKFTEPILDEALRLVGCSGPDPDLLLIYGPARCHLGFPAWRMRYTEIVHMGYLKSKKYGSLIKAIYRFTTIRQNYGT, encoded by the exons ATGACTTCGCAAACTGTTCATCATCG ATTAATGGATTTAAGAGAAAAGTACTTGCATTCATATTGGTTGACAAAG GTTGCTAGTTTTTCTGCTATACTATTGTGGAATATTCTACATTTTCTTGTGACGATATGGTATTGGGTAAACGATGGGGTTCACATTCTTGAAAGCTACCTTATCACTTACGGACTATTTCAGAAATACAAATCCCTAGATCCGAGTAAGGTGAGATACCTGGCTATTGTGGTTGAAAGTGAAGAAGCCCACCAGATTTCAGAAGTTATTGAGCTGTTGCATTGGATAGCTGATATTGGTGTGAAACATGTTTGTCTTTATGATATGGAAG GAGTGCTGAAGGAATCACAGGAGACTATCATAGCTGAATGCAATGCAAGACCATGGAAG GGAGTTGAAACAGCCGAAGCATTACTAAAACCTAGTCAGTTAAATTTGGAATTTGTTTCATTGACTGATGGAAAAGAAGGTGTCGTTGAAGCAGCAAATTTGCTTTTTTTGAAGTATAAGGACGGTGGAGACAAGCCAAAATTTACAGAACCAATCCTGGATGAGGCTTTACGACTAGTTG GTTGTTCTGGTCCTGATCCCGACCTTCTCTTAATTTATGGACCTGCAAGATGTCATCTCGGCTTTCCTGCATGGAGGATGCGCTATACTGAGATTGT aCACATGGGATATTTGAAGTCTAAGAAATATGGTTCCTTAATAAAGGCTATTTACAGATTCACTACTATTCGGCAAAACTATG GTACATAG